A region of Centropristis striata isolate RG_2023a ecotype Rhode Island chromosome 17, C.striata_1.0, whole genome shotgun sequence DNA encodes the following proteins:
- the LOC131989659 gene encoding toll-like receptor 13, with the protein MQAKGQRSLFLISLLSFLVQYNPLLAFSLKNCTIVYSEDVTILWVKCDSRGLAAIPDDIPRNATILHLGSNQLLKIPRTALKHLSNLTTLNAEMNQISHIDDGAFADLGKLRTLDMDYNQLTSLTDNMFEGLSELVELTLDDNRISHISPAAFQSLVSLEVVCLNNNQLYQIRDIAPIVKLPTINDLLLANNNFTSFQSDDLPLNVSNLQVLKLSGNPLRRFSITADIFPRLRSLDFEDCSSDIEWDVANKTFLRSLTELSLGDFYVSFETYRAMLQTTDSLQQLSLSLIITEIDGLIEVACRIPSLRRLDITSSEISSVDDNLFRSCSQLTELVLYYTGLSKLSQHSLISMTRLRSLRLFGNRLHRVPIALRGLSTLERLDLSANVISDIDCLDFLNLTRLTFLDLTQNRISNLLGCAFQSLYNLKFLHLGENGLFTFDNTFKVNLRNLQILTLGNNGYFTLRPEDFRNLSSLQYLDLESDKPSTVYEWAFKGLDHLQALSLSIRHLEIEIFRGLTHLENLTLHFSSIWNQRSSLQNDEPPFSNLPNLKTLILRVHDADYPDVPPDLLKGLNSLEYFMSEKYFLKSLDQDLFKHTPKLKSLQIIHSNLSDLTPEVFWPIPNLQILDLSNNKFKSLDFLARAGLKALSWLKLSGNGLSVINETVFQSLPALKYLDLNHNSLTCECSNAGFIQWVQSNNQTQVVNGHQYTCAFPVSQQGNKFLDFDISSCWIDASFLCFICSSSLVVLTLLTCFIYHFLRWHLAYAYYLFLAFLYDKRRRRRDTPHCYDAFVSYNVHDEAWVYREMLPVLEGEQGWRLCLHHRDFEPGKPIVENITEAIYGSRKTICVISRHYLSSEWCSREIQMASFRLFDEHEDVLILLFMEDIPVHQMSLYHRMRGLIKRRTYLSWPQAGQHTGAFWQNIRRALETAGRPADHTRPNLIQ; encoded by the exons ATGCAAGCGAAAGGACAACGCTCTCTGTTCCTTATTTCTCTTCTGTCTTTCCTGGTCCAGTATAATCCCTTACTGGCCTTTTCACTCAAAAACTGCACCATTGTCTACTCTGAAGACGTGACCATCCTGTGGGTTAAATGTGACAGCCGTGGCCTCGCTGCTATTCCCGATGACATCCCCAGAAATGCAACAATACTCCACCTCGGCTCAAATCAACTTCTAAAGATCCCCaggacagctttaaaacatCTATCAAACCTCACCACTTTAAACGCTGAAATGAATCAGATTTCTCACATTGACGACGGAGCCTTTGCAGATTTGGGAAAGCTGAGAACTCTTGACATGGATTATAATCAGCTCACAAGCCTGACAGATAACATGTTTGAAGGACTGAGCGAGCTAGTCGAGCTAACTCTGGATGATAACAGGATCTCACATATCTCCCCTGCTGCCTTTCAGTCCCTGGTCAGCTTAGAGGTAGTTTGTCTGAATAATAACCAGCTATATCAAATTAGAGACATTGCTCCAATCGTAAAACTACCAACCATAAATGATTTGCTCCTTGCGAATAACAACTTCACCTCTTTTCAATCAGACGACCTGCCCCTGAACGTGTCAAACCTTCAGGTGCTGAAGCTGAGCGGTAACCCCCTGAGAAGGTTCAGCATCACCGCAGACATCTTTCCTCGTCTGCGGTCTCTGGACTTTGAGGACTGCAGCAGCGACATTGAGTGGGACGTAGCGAACAAGACCTTTCTGAGGAGCCTTACTGAATTGTCCCTTGGTGATTTTTATGTTAGCTTTGAAACGTACAGAGCGATGCTGCAGACCACTGACTCACTACAACAACTTTCCCTGTCTTTAATTATAACAGAAATAGATGGTCTCATAGAGGTCGCCTGTCGAATTCCTTCTCTAAGAAGACTTGATATAACATCTTCCGAAATTAGCAGTGTAGACGATAACCTGTTCCGGTCGTGTTCTCAGCTCACAGAACTCGTTTTATATTATACTGGCCTGTCCAAGCTCTCCCAACATTCACTCATCTCGATGACCCGGCTCAGATCTCTGAGGCTGTTCGGTAACAGACTGCATCGAGTGCCGATCGCGCTCCGAGGACTCTCCACGTTGGAAAGGTTGGATCTGAGTGCCAACGTCATCAGTGACATCGACTGCCTCGACTTCCTGAATTTGACAAGATTAACATTCCTTGATCTCACACAAAACCGCATATCAAATCTTTTAGGATGTGCTTTTCAAAGCTTGTACAATTTGAAATTCCTTCATCTTGGAGAAAAtggtttattcacttttgacaaTACCTTCAAAGTTAATCTGAGGAACCTACAAATCTTGACTTTAGGCAATAATGGTTACTTTACTCTCAGGCCAGAAGACTTCAGGAATCTGTCTTCCCTACAGTATTTGGATTTAGAATCAGACAAACCTTCCACTGTGTACGAGTGGGCTTTTAAAGGGCTTGATCATCTTCAAGCTCTTAGTCTTTCTATCCGTCATTTAGAAATCGAGATCTTCAGAGGACTAACACACTTAGAAAATCTTACTTTACATTTTAGCTCGATATGGAACCAGAGAAGTTCTCTACAAAATGATGAACCACCTTTCTCAAATTTACCTAACCTAAAGACGCTAATACTCAGAGTTCATGACGCAGATTATCCAGATGTTCCACCAGATCTGCTCAAGGGTCTGAACTCTTTAGAGTACTTCATGTCTgagaaatactttttaaaatcattggACCAggacttatttaaacacactcCCAAACTGAAGAGTCTTCAGATAATCCACAGTAATCTGTCAGATTTAACCCCCGAAGTGTTCTGGCCGATCCCAAACCTGCAGATACTCGATCTCTCCAACAACAAGTTCAAGTCTTTGGACTTCCTGGCCCGGGCCGGCCTGAAAGCACTCAGCTGGCTGAAACTCAGTGGGAATGGGTTGTCGGTCATCAACGAGACGGTCTTCCAATCCCTCCCGGCCTTGAAATACCTCGACCTGAACCATAACTCTCTAACATGTGAATGCTCCAATGCTGGTTTCATCCAATGGGTGCAGAGCAACAACCAGACGCAGGTTGTTAACGGCCACCAGTATACTTGTGCCTTTCCTGTGAGCCAACAGGGAAACAAGTTCCTCGACTTTGACATCAGCTCCTGTTGGATAGACGCTAGCTTCCTCTGCTTCATTTGCAGCTCCAGCCTGGTTGTTCTCACTCTGCTCACATGCTTCATATACCATTTCTTGAGGTGGCACCTAGCCTACGCCTACTACCTCTTTCTAGCCTTCTTGTACGATAAGAGGAGGCGACGGAGGGATACTCCTCACTGCTACGATGCCTTTGTCTCCTACAATGTTCACGATGAGGCCTGGGTCTACCGAGAGATGCTTCCAGTGCTGGAGGGGGAGCAAGGCTGGAGACTCTGTCTGCACCACAGAGACTTCGAACCAG GTAAACCCATCGTAGAAAACATTACGGAGGCGATCTACGGCAGCAGGAAGACCATCTGTGTGATCAGCCGACACTACCTGAGTAGCGAGTGGTGCTCCAGAGAGATCCAGATGGCCAG CTTCCGTCTGTTCGATGAGCATGAGGATGTGTTAATCCTGCTGTTTATGGAGGACATCCCGGTCCATCAGATGTCCCTGTACCACCGGATGAGGGGTCTGATAAAGAGACGCACCTACCTGAGTTGGCCCCAGGCCGGTCAGCACACCGGAGCCTTCTGGCAGAACATCAGGCGAGCTCTGGAGACGGCTGGACGTCCCGCTGATCACACACGCCCAAACCTCATTCAGTGA
- the LOC131989666 gene encoding protein phosphatase methylesterase 1-like, which translates to MWEESFDTEHEVSGKPDYSPVSWREYFNQREDVSVGPADSRDVFRIYKAGNDGPLLVLLHGGGHSALSWAVFTTAIASRVTCRVLAMDLRGHGDTLVRQSDDLSTQTMSSDVANVIGACYGETPPPIVLIGHGVGGAIAVHTASNMLLPTTVGLVAIDVVEGNASEVLHSIQNFLKGRPKSFKSVDHAIEWSVKSGQIRNLESARVSMVGQIKRCEVEEADTLEQASPVSDVVVERNEEFYDQSYIDDKENNASESFYMWRVDLSKSEKYWDGWFRGTSNLFLSCKLPKLLLLAGIDRLDRDLTIGQMQGRFMMQVLPPCGHAVQEDKPDKVADAVASFLLRHKFAEAKRETKSSNSFTQ; encoded by the exons ATGTGGGAGGAGAGCTTCGACACAGAGCA TGAGGTCAGCGGGAAGCCGGATTACTCGCCGGTGTCCTGGCGGGAGTATTTCAACCAGAGGGAGGATGTGAGCGTGGGGCCGGCAGACAGCAGGGACGTCTTCAGGATTTATAAAGCAGGAAACGATGGACCGCTACTGGTCCTGCTGCACGGAGGAGGACACTCGGCCTTGTCCTGGGCCGTCTTCACC ACAGCCATTGccagcagagtgacctgcagGGTCCTGGCCATGGACCTCCGGGGTCACG GTGACACACTGGTTCGCCAATCAGACGACCTCTCCACTCAGACCATGTCCAG CGATGTAGCCAATGTGATTGGAGCCTGCTACGGTGAGACTCCGCCCCCGATCGTCCTGATTGGCCACGGTGTTGGCGGGGCGATCGCAGTGCATACAGCCAGCAACATGCTGCTGCCAACCACTGTGGGGCTGGTGGCCATAGATGTGGTGGAAG GTAACGCATCGGAGGTACTTCACAGCATACAGAACTTCCTCAAGGGAAGACCCAAGTCCTTCAAGTCCGTAGACCACGCTATAGAGTGGAG TGTCAAGAGCGGACAAATCAGGAACCTGGAATCTGCCAGAGTCTCCATGGTTGGTCAGATCAAGAG ATGTGAGGTGGAGGAGGCAGACACCCTGGAGCAGGCCAGCCCGGTGAGCGACGTGGTTGTCGAGCGCAACGAGGAGTTCTACGATCAGAGCTACATCGACGACAAAGAAAACAACGCTTCAGAG aGTTTTTACATGTGGCGTGTAGACCTGTCCAAGTCAGAGAAGTATTGGGACGGCTGGTTCAGAGGAACCTCCAACCTGTTTCTGTCCTGCAAGCTGCCCAAACTCCTGCTGCTGGCTG GAATCGACCGGTTGGACAGAGATCTGACTATCGGACAGATGCAAG GGCGATTCATGATGCAGGTGCTGCCCCCCTGTGGACACGCAGTGCAAGAAGACAAGCCAGACAAA gTGGCTGACGCTGTGGCCTCCTTCCTGTTGAGACACAAGTTTGCTGAAGCTAAAAGAGAAACTAAGAG CTCCAACTCCTTCACACAATGA